Proteins co-encoded in one Cricetulus griseus strain 17A/GY chromosome 1 unlocalized genomic scaffold, alternate assembly CriGri-PICRH-1.0 chr1_1, whole genome shotgun sequence genomic window:
- the LOC118239713 gene encoding protein ATP6V1FNB: protein MKDLLRSPNQSFFAERIKKELVARATWNIQYGHKYLKEVSKTRKQPRKATFGSVLKECPVPVTGSPIRKGAPMGWLETKGVQDQVFKPGCVQVDRIKQVRGPPRYTTAPGKPEDLKMRHPTPATLKLLFQGISHEGQGRALYLKERNRLKPEEKYKYPMVSSWDYGWHVGDVMKDFRTPVYARTHPITKSFYLKSGIFHIPRRSDDVM from the exons ATGAAGGACCTGCTCAGATCCCCAAATCAGTCCTTCTTTGCGGAGCGAATAAAGAAGGAGTTGGTTGCTCGGGCCACCTGGAATATCCAATATGGCCACAAGTACCTGAAAGAGGTATCCAAGACCAGGAAGCAGCCCCGGAAGGCCACCTTTGGGTCAGTCTTGAAAGAATGCCCAGTGCCTGTCACTGGCTCCCCTATCAGAAAAGGGGCACCGATGGGATGGCTAGAGACCAAGGGGGTCCAGGACCAGGTGTTCAAGCCTGGATGTGTCCAGGTAGACAGAATAAAGCAGGTGAGGGGACCCCCTCGGTACACAACAGCCCCAGGCAAGCCAGAGGACTTAAAAATGAGGCACCCCACCCCAGCCACTCTGAAGCTGCTCTTCCAAGGCATCTCCCATGAAGGCCAGGGCCGGGCCCTATACCTCAAGGAGCGGAATCGACTGAAACCAGAGGAGAAGTACAAGTACCCGATGGTGTCTTCCTGGGATTATGGCTGGCACGTGG GGGATGTCATGAAGGACTTCAGGACTCCAGTTTATGCCAGAACTCATCCCATCACAAAATCATTTTACCTCAAAAGTGGCATTTTCCATATTCCACGGAGATCAGATGACGTCATGTGA